Genomic window (Acidimicrobiia bacterium):
AGGATATCGGCCGCTACTACGATGTCCACCGATGCCGGAAATAATTAGACCGAGCGAACCGGGTTCTGTTGGTCCTCCCGTAGCGCAGCTACAAGATCCCGGCGGCATAGAGGCCCTATCCACACCGAGTGCAATTGCCCCTTTTTTACCAGCACTGTAGTAGGGACATCCTCGATTCGAGCCGACTCGAACAGGTCTGGCTCCTCCTCGTAAGCTACCTCAACTACAGCTCCACCGTACTCTTCGGCCGCTGCATCGAGTAGTTCTCGGGTGGCTAGGCACACTCTGCACCCTTCGTGCGAGAAGAGTAGGAGTACCGTGCCGGATGCTCCACGACCAGCCCCGGATAAAGACGTTTGTCGGGCGCGATCCGCAAGCGATAGGACTACATCGGGGGCTAGGTAACCGACCCCTTCTACCATCCGAGGGCCTTCCCGTTCGTTGTTGGCTGCAGCGCTCCGGCGGTTAGCCCTCCGATCCAAAACAACCACTAGAACCGCTGCCGCCAAAAATGCCACCCCGAACGCAATCCCGCTAGCGCCTCCGGGCACCGCCAGCCCCGCCTTGGAAAACTCGGCTGACAGGGCGGGCTGGGTTCGCTTTGGGATTTCTAGGGGAATCAGCGGAAGCACGTCAAAACCCCTCGGCGCAGAATCATTCCCAACCAACAGTGTCGCCTCTGCCACCACAGGAATGTCGGAATCGACTAAAACTGTCCGAACACCAGGTGGAAGCTGAATAGATCCAAAATCGAGAGTGAGGGATCGGCCTTGGCCGATCTTTAGCGATTCGAGACCAGGGATGGTAGAAACGGTTCCAGATCCGAACGCGGAGACCTTAAGCGTTGCATCTCGATCCGAAACATTCATTACAGAAACGAAGCTGCGCGAACCTGGGGGCAACCCTAGAGCCTCGGGTTCTTGCATAACCCACCTTGCATAAGCTCTCGGGTGCCCTCCCGAGATGCCCAATCCTCTCCCAGGTGGTCTCGGTCTAAGAGTTGCCGCTGTCAAGATCGGCTTGCCATCAGGAGCCTCCACTCTTATGCCATAGCGCGCACCCTCTCCCAGACCCGGAGCCGGAGTGAGCGTAACAGCTGACTCACCCTCTACTTCGAAAGTACGAGGACTAAGTAGTTCGGAGGAGGTCGGGCTCACCGAGTCGTCGGGTACGATTCGAACTTCAACTTTGCGGCGTTCCGCCAAGGGATTGGCCACCGAAAGAATCGATTTCGAACCACCGCTTCCAGAAAAAGCTGGAAACATCCAAGCAGAAGATTGTTCAGCAGACCCTGTTATACGTGCAATGCCCTCGCCGAGCTTCTTGCCGTCTGACGTAACCTCGACCGAACCCACCACTTCTCCAGCAGTGGCCGTCGCTTCGACAGCCAGCGCCCACCTGCGACGGGACTCGTCGCTTATTCGATAGGCAGCTTGGCTTGAGGACAGTACCGGTAGCTTCTGAAGCTTGGGTGGCTCGTCGACGCCCCCTTCAGAAATAAGAGCGACATCTACGACGGCGTCGTGACCAAGAGGATTCGCGAGATAAAAGTCAGCATTGCTACCCCTCACACTGGACCCTCCTGCAATGCTCAAGTGATCGGAGAGAGAGGTTGCACAGGCACTCGCCGCTACATCGGTAACAGGACCGGTGCTGACGTCGCTCGCAGACGCCACCGCTGCGGATGGTCCGTCCAGCTCGACTACAGCAACGACCCCAGCAGACTGGGAATCGGTGATTACGGCTGGAAATGTCTGGGGCGTAATCTCCTTGCCGATATCCAACGAAGCTGTTGTCAGGGCAGGAATCTCCAGCGATTTTGTTTTTATTGGCTTTCCCAATCCCGATATCGTCAGCCTTCCTGAAAGGGTCTCGGCACCCGGATTAGAAATAGCGATTGTCTCCGTCCTCCCTGGGCGTGGCGCAAGCCCAGTGCAGAACCACGTAGACGACGTGGTAATAGCAGTACTTGATCCTCTTATCTCCCCTTCCGTGCCGGGCTTTTGGAGTACCAGTCCGGCTCCCGCAGCTGCGAATAGAACCACTATCAATGCCGCTTTTACTAAAAGGTCGCGCCCGTTCATTTCGGCGCGGACGCCTCCTCCGGCGGTGCCTCGGTCGTCTTCGAGGGTTCTAAGAAATCCTCGACGATGCCGAGAGCAGCAAGTCGTTCGGGAACGTGCTCATCCCTTCTTCGCGGGTGTGCAGTTGCTGCCACGACCAATAAAACGGCTATTCCAACTACGGGTAGCCACCTGGTCGTGCGCTGTCTAGAAATATCTTCGTAACCCAATCGCAGTCGAAGTTTGTCACCGTGAGATGGGAGGCTCCTCACGTCGAACAAACAGGCCCAGCCGAGCGCCTCAGCGGGTCTGAGCACTTCGTCTGTCCGGCCTTGGACTTCGTCGTACATTCTCAGTCCCGCATCACATTCCTTGAATACGATCACCCCGACGTGCTTGCGAGTCTCGACCGTCCCCGGAGCTTGAAGTCGCACCGAGTCGAATGCCGGTGCTACATCTGTCAACTCCGTATCCAACCACCTCCTGTGAAATCGGTCGACCGGAAGCCGCGCAACCTCCGCCACTGGAGCATCGACGGAAGTTGCAGTCCACACGGCGGAGTCCTTGTTCACTCGAAAAATTCGCATGCCTCTGATGCCACGTACTTCCGTTATGTCTAATTGACGAGAAAGACTCTCCGCAATCCCGGCCGGCAGAGGCCTGGATCCGACAGGATATGTGCCAGGATTTTCGGGAATAACCACATATCGGACTCCGAGCAGTGCAAAGAGCTTGCCACCGCGAGTGAATCCCTCTGACTGCATCTGTGACAAGACCAACTCTAGAGAATCCTCAAAACGCTCAGGGCGAGGAGCAAGAGGGGCCAGCCCTATAGAAGGCCATGGACCAGTGATTGAGTAAGCGCCTCCCACTCCCCCCGGAAGCGGTCGCGGATTCTCGGGAAGTGCCTCCCGAGATCCTAGCCATAACACCGATACTTCGGCTTGCTCTCCTCCGATCCCAGCATCCGATAAAGCCTTCACAATTCCAGTTCTGCGAATCCCGAGATCCCCGCCGACTTCTCGGAAAACTCCAGGGCCCATTGCCACCAGGGCTACTGCAACAACCGGCCACAACAACACCCTCGCCAATGTGCTTAGCCGCTCTTGGGATATGGCTTTGTCCACGAGCTCATCTACTCCCAGGCCGGCCGATAACGAGAACGACAATGCAACCAAGCAGAACACCGCCGGGAAAGACTCCAATACAGGAGGAAGATGTCCTTGCCCAACGAGCCACACCCCCGCAGCGGGGATTGCAGCACCGAACAGACTCCGGGTAACCCAAGCAAGCCGCTCCTTGGTACAGATGACCACAGCGGCAAATGCCAGAGCTGCTAAGAGGTATCCGAAGGGGGCGGCTCCCAGCTCGGTTGTGTGCATACGAAGAACACCCCCGACACCAAGTTGTACCCGGCCGTCGGGCCACCCCTCCACTGCCCTTGAGACAAGGTCTCTGGCAGAGCTCTCCGAGAATACCGATGGATGAGCGAGCAGGGCCCCGATTCCCGCACCTATGACTGCTATGAGTACTGAAGCCAAAGACCTCCAAAACTTTCCTGCGACGAGAGATCCGAGGAAAACTCCGGCAGCAGCTGCAACAACGAACAACGGCGCAAGCGGCTCGAAAGCCGCCATTGCGAAGGTCAGGAATGCCAAAAATGCGGCGTGGCGCACTATTCCCCTTCTCGCAAGCACAGGAGAATAGACGAGTCCTACAGCCCATGGAAGAAGCGCTGCCGTCACAATTCCGGATAACGAGCCACGTTCGTAGGAAGCGACCACTGGGGCCGATAGCGAGTACAGCGCTGTCGCGAGAGCTGCTCCTTCCCATCTCTTAGCGCCCGAGATCCGGCGTACATTGGCCCATAAGCCCGCCGCCCCAACAAGGTAGGCGAGGGGCAGCAGCACCTTGACCGCCGCAGTTGGGCTGCCAGCGGTCAACAGCTGAGCCGCACCGGCAAGAAGAAGCGCAGTCGGGGAGTACCCCGAGTAACCAACTCCATCGGGATGCCAGGATGCGAAGTAGCTCTCAAGAGGAGCGAGTCCTCTCGGGCTAAACCCGATTTGTCCCACCACCGGACTCCCTCTCGAAAAGAGCAGGTTTCTCGAGGCAAGTACAGTGAGAACGATCCAGGCAACCCAGAAGATCACAGCTGGTTTAGTCAGTTCATGGAGAAAGAACTCCCACATCCCCGAGCCAGTACCAGCGAGAATGTGCCGCTCACCTTCACTCCCTGCCAACGCCTCGCGATGCAGTTGACGCTCCAACACCGAGCGCACTCGAAGCGATCCCTTTGTCTGTAGGTTTGCGATGTCGGAATCGGACACAACCCTTGCCTTTTGGGTCGTTGACCTAGCCCTCAAAACTGGCCCCAGTGCAACGAGGTAACGAAGCCACACACCCACTTTTTCTAAAACTCGAGGCGGACGCCCTGTCGCAACCCGGAAGGCAACTTCTGCGGCGTCTTGAACCAGCAGAGCAAGTAGGGTCACCAGCAACCTCGAGACTCTGTAGCACTTGGTAATAATCCTCATGCGGTTTCGCTGGGCCAATAAATCCCGGTGCTTGACAGGTGGAAGATCAAGGACGGATGGATCGTGGTACGCAACAGCAGACGGCACTACGACTACTTTTTGTCCAAGAAGGTGCGCTCTCCAGCATAGGTCGAGGTCTTCCTCGAGAGAATCCAAGGCAGGATCGAATCCTCCTATGGATTTGAAGAGACTGACATCGACTGCCATGCAAGCAGTCGATACAAAGAAGACATCTCGTACTAAGTCATGCTGGCCCCTATCGACCTCGCCCGGGTCGACCAGAGACCTGTGGTATCCATATCTGTCGACCCCGAAGCCTATCTCTCTTAAGACTTCGGGGTGGTGCCAGTCCCTTATTTTGGCGCCCGCAATAACTGCGCCGGCATCGTCGGCACCCTCGATCAACATCCGCACGGTCTGAGGCTCTAGAGCGACCTCGTCGTGACAAAAGACGATCCACTCACAGTTGTCCAGTGGCTCGTATAAGACCGCGTTCGCTCCGCCGGCAACTCCCGCGCCCTTGGGCGGGGTGATAACAGGTAGTCCGTGCGATGCTGCTATTTCGTCCGCGCTACTCCCTTCACCAAGATCTACAACCAGCACCTCGAGCTCGGGGTAGTCCTGAGCTAGGACCGAGACTATGCACGCATCAAGATGCGGTGAGCCGGCTGCGAGAATAACGACCAGAACTCTTGGAAGCTGAATTGCCTCGCCTTCCCGTTCCATGTCGCCACGATGCTAACACCGATTCCCACCGGTCTTGCACATAGGAGGCTAGGTAGCCAGTCCATGACCGGACTGGCCGTCTAACTGGCGGTTGCTGTCCCTCGAGTGTCGTCTCTGTCGAACACAGGTCTACTAGGGGCCCCTCTTGCCTCCAGTAGCGCTACTCCTGCCGCTCCCAATAAAAAACAAACGGCTATAGGAACGACTCCCCACCACCCAGAAAGCCGAGAAGCGACAAAGGCCCCGATTCCGCCAACTGCCCCGCACCCCCACAGAACACCAATGGCCTTTCTTCTGTCGAGTCCCCACTCCACCAGTCGATGAGATGCGTGATCCGTACCGCCCTGGGTCACGGGTACGCCTCGTCTCAAGCGAGAGATAGCTACCAGAACCGTATCCAAGAGTGGAACTATGAGCACCAGAGCTGGAATAGCCAATCCCACGGGCTTTTTTACCGTCGGAAACTTCAACAAAAGCCCCATTACGGCCACAAGAAAGCCGAGGATGTGACTACCAGCATCCCCCATAAAAATCTTGGCCGGTGGGTAATTGTAAAAGAGAAACCCCAATGCTCCGCCAGCCAATGCAGCGGCCAAGGTTGCCACCAGATACTGGTCGAATGAGACAGCCAACGCAAAAAATGAGCCGCAGGCCACCCCGGTGAGTCCGGCCGCCAAGCCGTCCATGTTGTCGGAAAGATTGACGGCGTTGACAACGACTACGATCCACGCGA
Coding sequences:
- a CDS encoding undecaprenyl/decaprenyl-phosphate alpha-N-acetylglucosaminyl 1-phosphate transferase, with translation MNRPPSWLYGVVFAMAVVAATSLIPLLRRFAIAQGLSDIPSERKAHPEPVALLGGVGIFAAAGVALWLVVPAAARTLKGVLLAGLVILVIGLQDDVQGMDPWLKLVGQVTAALVLVGSGVSASVTKIGLLDASLTVAWIVVVVNAVNLSDNMDGLAAGLTGVACGSFFALAVSFDQYLVATLAAALAGGALGFLFYNYPPAKIFMGDAGSHILGFLVAVMGLLLKFPTVKKPVGLAIPALVLIVPLLDTVLVAISRLRRGVPVTQGGTDHASHRLVEWGLDRRKAIGVLWGCGAVGGIGAFVASRLSGWWGVVPIAVCFLLGAAGVALLEARGAPSRPVFDRDDTRGTATAS